The DNA window CTGGACCGACGCCACCGTGTGTAGTCGCCTATGTCCCAGGCCTGATTGTGATGGCACAAGGCCGCAAGCGGGTGGAGCTCGGTCCGAAGACGTTCTTCTATAATGAATCGCACTATCTTCTAACCTCGTTGGATTTGCCAAGTATCAGTCAAGTGATCGAGGCCAGCCCAGAACGTCCTGCTCTTGCTTTCGCGCTGAAGCTTGAACTGCCGATCGTCCGGGAGATCCTCATGAGAGAAGAGGTGCCTCTCCCGGACTCGCCAGCTGATAGCTCGGCAATGACTACCGGTGAAGTGACGGCAGAGTTACTCAACGCCTGTTGCCGATTGATGGATCTTCTCGCGACTCCGAAGGATGCACCTTTTCTGGGTGGGTTAATCCAACGCGAGATCATTTACCGCGTTCTGCAGCAGCCCGAGGGGGCACGATTACGCGCGATTACTACCCATGGGGAACAGAGCCATCGCACGGCCCAAGCCATCGCGTGGCTAAAGGCAAACTACGAAAAGCCGCTCAAGGTTGAGGATCTTGCGCAGATGGCGCGGATGGGTGTTTCCACGTTTCATCATCACTTTCGCGAGATGACGGCAATGAGTCCTGTGCAGTATCAGAAGCAACTCAGGCTTCAGGCGGCACGAGCACAAATGCTCACCGATGATCTCGATGCGAGCAGTGCCGCCATCAAGGTCGGTTACGAAAGTGTCAGCCAGTTTAACCGCGAGTACAGCCGCTTGTTCGGTCTGCCACCCATGCGCGACATTCGGGCACTGCGTTCGTCCGACTCGACTTAGGGTTGGGGCGATTTGGCGGGGGAGAGGTCCCCCCGCTAGAATTGCACCCGAAGGGCCAGTTGTAGCGAACGGGGCCCTCCCACTTGAAACTGCGGATTCTGGCCACCGGTGACACCTGTACTCAAAATGGCTGTGGAGCGTCCGAAGTTCGTGCTGGTCATCACTCCGGTGGGATTCCCAAAGTTCGGAGTATTCAGGAGATTGAAGGCATCGGCCCGGAAATCAAGCCCTACCGTTTCGGTAAGGCGGAATCGCCGGCGGATCGAGAGGTCCACTTGGTGCAGGTTGAATCCACGCAGGACATTTCGTCCGAGTGTCCCTTGGCGGCCTTGTGCTTGGGGAGTGGTGGCATCAAACGCGTTGCGATTGAAGATCCTGCCTCCGGGGTAGCCATCGCCAAACAGATAGAGAGGTTGACCGGCAACGTAGTCCGGGCGTGAGACGCTCGTGATTCCAAGACCCAGCGCGTCCCGTCCCGTGACCACCAATACGGGAAGTGCGCTTCGCAGACGGACGATCGAATCCAAGGCAAAGCCTCCCAGAAGCGCCTTCGCGGCTCGATTCGAAAAGGGCGCCGGAATCTCGTAGCTTGCTGAGCCACTGAAGGTGTGGCGCGAGTCGAAGGACGAAGGCCCCCGGTCGGTGGCCACAGAGTAACGGGTGTTCGGTGGCAGGAAGTTCGAAGTCGACTCATCGGAAGATGTGTCCAAGGATTTGGACCATGTATAGGACAAGAGCGCCTGGAGCCCCCGGGTCATGCGCCGCTTGAATTGG is part of the Bryobacter aggregatus MPL3 genome and encodes:
- a CDS encoding AraC family transcriptional regulator — encoded protein: MKNQKTDALRVAEQVAARRCELAQKISQHMGSAEKMTTVVPGLTLHQRTGPTPPCVVAYVPGLIVMAQGRKRVELGPKTFFYNESHYLLTSLDLPSISQVIEASPERPALAFALKLELPIVREILMREEVPLPDSPADSSAMTTGEVTAELLNACCRLMDLLATPKDAPFLGGLIQREIIYRVLQQPEGARLRAITTHGEQSHRTAQAIAWLKANYEKPLKVEDLAQMARMGVSTFHHHFREMTAMSPVQYQKQLRLQAARAQMLTDDLDASSAAIKVGYESVSQFNREYSRLFGLPPMRDIRALRSSDST